The window acagctactattttttttttttcttgccgtgcgggcagtatgcaccgcggcgatagttaagagcctctcgaagggagtgtgggttctcatgacagagcttggtctggattttgcagataggttacagctactaaattatttttttcttgtcgtgcgggcagtatgcgccgcggcgatagttaagagcctctcgaaagacagagcttggtctggattttgcaaagataggttacagctactattaactttttcttgccgtgcgggcagtatgcgccgcggcgatagttaagagcctcttgaagggagtgtggccccactgttctcatgacggagcttggcctggattttgcaaagataggttacagctactaaactacttttttcttgccgtgcgggaagtatgcgccgcggcgataatTAGGagtctcgaagggagtgtggcccccgactGTTCTAATTACAGAGCTTGGCCTGAATTTGCAAAGAtaagttacagctactaaattagaggagtgaggagcctggcacaagtaaggggaagaaataccaggactcagctaagggccccgtggtcgccaaaccgcgctccaaagttcagagccgctgtggccaattaccgtcaagtttccctttccattctgtaggttgaagtggtttattgttgcgtgcctaactgcacatctgacacagcgtagaaatatacagaaatataaatgttcatctttttcctaaagatctgagtttacgggagaaatggaggcttgctatttctcgacaggacCGCAGAAAAGGATATCCTGGCCTCCGAATGATAattccagaatatgtagcttgctctttgtcgaatcagattacagtgtaagtactgtgaaGGAAATCCTGCttcccgacaaagtgccgacgcaaattcgtcttctttttaaaaatgtattaatatttacaacgcgggcattaggatatctcggaaaatgtaaccttgtccgaaagttGAAATTCCTTACTGCTCCAAAGCTtcaagagacgtttcagtgccgcgactgtgatcaagcacataTCACATACGTTATACTGTACTTACacaatttttcaggcctgttcttgataataatgcaaaggaagtgactaatgactgtgatttattaaacaaattcaagagcaagcctctgagcagaaaagtgttgaaattatagaaataggtaAAAATCGGGTGAGTagttctatttaggcctatttccctattcttcatTCTTgcgtgataaacaagtgcaaaatgaaagaaatctatgaagtgtagtgtgttctaagttgttttatatatttttatctgaTTAACACcgagcataatgataataaaaatgtattatttcgcgttattgtatgaatcttcaatgtaaggatatagacagaacataaacgcgatccaagcggccattgcctgaactacttcgTTTGCCCAGAAATGTGTCGTCTTGTTCAGGCCTTCTATTACAACGTAGGCAATGGTCGAGCCccgcataaagctgtaattggaaagtttcaccgtaatgccgctggagcgctagCCTACTACCAACTGACAGGAAAccgtataccgcaaattgccgcatttccagttttatttatacggttttgctgtcgtaaatgttggcaatgtgttcgcaatgaggtgcttgatattgagatctgagttatgcgctagtgagtttattttttaatgtgtaatgtggtgattatattttttaaactgtgtttacagatcttggaatttgtgacattcgtctgcaccttttcgtacttcgagcagaaattttatggaaacaagcacaaagtgatttctcgctgtaacttcgtcctgaacaattTGTTTTGTATTTCTTCAGCACGACCGTGGAATCCATTATCTGTCTCTGTAAGAGGACTTCACTTGCTAGTTTTAAGCATTGTTGCCACCTGTACTTATTAGGCAGTAGTTGAAGTTCTGGCTTATTATTCAATCTACTCTCTCATGTTGTGTTAATTGAAGATTAGCCTTTGTCTATATATATTATCGTATTATTAACATTAAGGATCAAAGAGgtagttaaagtttaaaatgttGTGAATATTATAGCCATGTTATCATATTAgttggtatcatcatcatcattgttcttgtcatttttattttatttttaacattgcTTTAGCCTCTTGGGACTATGATTAACACTTGGcagcctttctggatttccagtactccATCTTGATGGGAGAATACAGTTCTTCATTCTTCAGACCACTCTGTGGTAGGTCGCCTTCTCACTCTTTCCAAAAGGTCCTTTATCCTGTGTACGCAGgtcctgaacttacttctttcttgaaccTGTGTCTCAGAGACGCTGCAGTTGCCGATGGAGTGAGGCATTTCCACGTGATAGAAGATCAAGAATTCTTTGAGATAGTCCAGTGTTAGACATTGGAGACAGATAACAGTAAAACGTAAATGAGAGCTTCTCAAATTTAGAGTAGCCTACAGCTCTCTATTTGACCTCAGGTGATATTCATCCTGAGAATTTTGACATGGGCTGAGGATCTTtcagaggaattcccctctttcaATTGGGTCCTTTCTATCTCACCGTAGTGAGTGAGGGTCAAGCACTCTGCAACATGTAAGGTTTCAGGACATGCTGCTGTGATGTAGTGGTGGTATTTGGTCTGCCATGAGGTTGCACTGGACTGATAAGTGGGTTTGCAGAGGTGAAAAAGTTGTTTTCAGGCATTTAGCCTGATATTTCAGGGCTTTTTTCTCTTATACATTAAAGAAAATTCTCTCTTCCAGGTACTTAAAGTGGACGCATCTGTGAAGAATAACCTGACTATAATGCCATCACTGCTAGGTGAGAGATTTCAAGTAACCCTGGAGATATGAAGACTCTGTGTaaattaccaagcgagttggctcagagctgtgagcttgcattcatgatatagtgggttcgaatcccactgtcggtagccctaaagatggtttttcgtgtttttccattttcacaccaggtaaatggtggagctgtaccttcaaggccacggtcacttccttcccactcctagccatttcctaacccatcgtcaccataagacgtatctgtgtgaTGTAAAGATAGTGTAATCTTGTTAAGAATATGCTAAACATGTTGTAAATAGTGTCAGTAAGTCAGTTGCAATATATCTCACTGCTTATCATGTTGCAGTTTAACAAAcagtaatatacagtatatggtGCCGAAACTTGCATACAAAATAACCAGAAACGGAGGCATGGTGGAATATTTAGCAGTACCAGTAAGCAACAACACAAAACATCAACATTAAGTCAACTGGAAACCTGATAATAATTGAGGTAAGGTCCCAATTAGTACATTCTGGAATGGCTATACAGGTTTTAATGTGTATATTGAATTAACATCACAAACATTCTTAACTGAAAAAGCATCTCCAGATCGGTCCTAATATGAAGTGTATAACCTCTCTCTGATAGTTCCAGTACTTTTTGAAAGTATGTAGGTTAACTGCAGTTTATAATGCTGAAGATCAGATTCGTAATGAATTCAGTGCAATTCCAATGTACTTCGTAAGTGAAATAGTAGTTATTTAGAGTTGGTTTAAGGTTAACTGAGGAATAGACTTACGCTTAATGTATGTATTAGTTATTTAGTAATAAATTGTAACCTCATATCCACACACCTTAACATTACATAGCATTAGCAGTAGAATAGTCATTATTGATATCAGAGTTTCCTGTCGTTAATTATTATGGCTCCTAAATCTGTATAATTTCTGCTATGTGCAGCTAAATTAGTACAATACAACTTGAACTATCATCTAAAGATGAAATAATGAAAATGTTATCCATTGATCTAGAAAATGCACTACTCAAGTTGATGAaccaaaaacaaaataatgttgaaatgccgaGACAATGCAAAAATGACTTTGTAGAGGTTATCGAAGTATTTTAGGCATATCCAGAAACATGTTGCCTTTAAAGATACTGTAAGTAATAATTTAGTGACACAAAACAGTTTTCAAGTGTTAGAATCAAATGATCAAGAGGTAAACATAGAATGTGGCTCAGCCACAGTGCTGAAAAGACAAAGAAATCCCGTCGGCAACTGAAACAGAAACAAGCCCATACAGTAATAGTGGGGGACTCAATGATAATAAATGTTGGACCCAAAGTTGAAGAAGGTATTgcgtactgctatccaggcatTCGAGTGGGTCAACTTACAGAACATGTGAACAGTGAtagtattaaagaaaatcctgaCGCCTTAATTGCTCATATTGGCACAAATAATCTTTACAATTTTACACCCAGTGACATAATAGCCAAGACTGATAGACTTATTGCTGCAATAAAAAGGAGGTTTCCAGCAgcaaagctttgtctcagtggcGTTTTATATCGGCACGATGTTGATTATCATtatatagatgctgtaaactccactcttgactggttatgccgtAATGGAGATGTCTTTTTTGTCGATGCTAATAGTTGGCTTAGAGGCAGTGATTTTGGAAAAGATGGGGTACACCTTAACAGAAAAGGGATCTGTAAGTGgcaaacttctcaatagaatatctagaaGAATGCTCTcaggaaactaattaagaaaatgaggggggGTTGCAAAACCTAATGGCCAAAACGTAAGTAATAGActaaatgatttagaaagtataacctCTATTGGGAATGAAATACAACATGTAGATAGGGAATCAGTTCATAGAGGTCAAatacacaatactaagaaagcaccaaaaaGGTTAGATGAACACTTCAGAGGATACTGTCAAAATGTAAATGAACTTCGAAGAAAATTAACTGAACttagaatttcttcatgtttagctgactgcGACTTCATGATATTAactgaaacaaacttaaatgattaAATTAGTGATGAGGAACTCAGACTCCAAACATATTCtgttttcagatgtgataggtcttctttaacgagtatgaaggcagGCAACCCATGggggtgtaatgatctgtattaccaagaggtttaaacctactctgataccgtgcgtTAGCACAGTTGatcagttgtttgtgtccctgacttttaacaccacaaaattaataaTGGGTGCTATATACATTCCACCCAGGTCTCctaaatatttcgaacattgcattgttgttgaaaaaattatgtcagatctcgacaaccatttattgctcccttaattggatagtaaatgaagaaacatattctggccttgtgtcagtaggtaaccacacagtgcagtccagtttagttatagacacattttcttatctctgtttaaatcagttcagtggtatcccaaattttctgaatcactttctcgatttggttttcagtaaccagttccattgaagtaaaatgtagtaatgaaagtattgtctccctcgatagacaccacccagcattagagatttctttaccaaTAAATAACCTATACAATTCTCAACCTGCTGATACtttttattttgacattttaaatggtgactataaaaCGTAGAATGTGGCTCAGCCCCAGTGCTGAAAAGACAAAGAAATCCCGTCGGCGACCGAAACAGAAACAAGCCCGTACAGTAATAGTGGGGGAAGGTGATGTTTcagaatgtatcaattgataaagtagtagaaaccttctattcagtactacattatggcatggaattttacatccctatatggaattttaagactcccaaattcccaaagtggtataATCAcaaattgaagtcactgattattgaaaagaagaaagcacacaagcggtacaaaatatcaggtctcaatagtgattatcagcatttctcaaaattaagaaatgaatgcaagtctgaatccaaATTTTGCTATACAAACTATATCTCCAACTGTGAACAAAGTATTACTTCCAACTAGTGATGTAAAATACCCAGGTATTTATAAATCAGGGTAAATACCCAGGTATATACTTGGGTAAATACCCGGGTATTTTAGATTTTTAAATCCTGTGTCGTAAGTTGAACCTTAAAAAAGGGTACCGGTATTGCAAACTATTGTACATTAACTATTTAGAAATGTTACAACATTAGAtagttaattaaatttaatttaattagaaCTGGGACATAAAAACAGAATTAGAATTGGAATTCAATCCGGAGATAAAATTCAGTAGTTAAAACCTGAAAAACTCAGAATTGAAGTAGGCCTTTTGCAGAGATTGAGATAAAAGTTAGGGAAAATTTATTCAGAGCATTGCCAAAGTTCTACAAAAGGTGTAATATACAGTTTTCAATGCACTGTATATGTTTTTTCAGAACAGTTTGTAATATCATtcatatataaaattaataatcaaataaccaaaaagattagtaaatagaaaattaacagttACACTAAAAAAGTTCTTAAAAAAATAGAGGCCTTACTTAATTTAGGTTTAATGAACCTTAACAAATGTATTAGGCTATTCATAATCATACATAATGAATCTCTTTAGACTTAGGCCTATATTCcaatttacaatgaaaaatatcagtTGAGTAGtacaaattaaattgaaattttatttggtatagtttttttaatttacaaaataaattCAAAGTCATCACAAGAAATACATCTTTTGATGTCAAAAAACAAAATatcataaagtaataaaatattttctAATCTGAGTTTTCATCACGCTCAgagatgtattcttcatctgagaGCAAAATGTGGCCATCATCGCTGTCCTCGCTATCGTCACTACAGGAAATCATTATTGGTGATTTCAACTTCTTTTTTGCTGTATCCGCCTTGTTTCCTTGGACTCTTTTCTTATCTTGGTtttggagttttgtttagcagattccAGTTGTGTGACAAGCCGTCTGTCCAGCCCTTTCAGTTATAAGTTGGTGTATTTTCTTACAGTGAATCCAGCTGAATGTGCTAAACGTTCTTTCAAAAGCAGCAGATGTTACTGGAGCCCCTAAAATTCTCACAGCAACATCAGCTAGCACACATGTTCCTTTCAAGTCCCTCCACCATAACATAGGGCTAATTGCTTTCTCTTTTTCAGTAACCTTTAATGCTTTCCAAAGAAAGGGCTGCTGCCACAGCCCCTCTTTATCTCTGTAGTCCGCAGTATTTTGCCGAAGTTCAACTATTTTTGTTCCCATGCTACTGCCGACTTCACAGACAAACTCAATAGCATCAAGCAGTTCAACAGGTTTCAAATTGCAACCTTGAGATATGAAGGGTTCAATAAGTCGGCAGCCAGATGAATTTGTCCGACACCAAATTTCACAAGTTTCTCCAGTTTGGCTAGCACCATTTTTTCTTCAGATTTTTGAAGAGGGGATTCCGGAATTTCTTGCTTGAGAGTGTTGTGTAGTTTTTGAAGCTTTGTGAAAACATTGTGGATTATGGGGGTGTTGAACTCAAAGGCAGTAATATGTTCAATGATTGGATCAAAAATGTTCACCAGCTTTTGAACTCGAACCCAAAACACTCCATCATCAAGTAGCTGCCTTTTCATTTCTGGTGTGATTTCAGCTTCCTCACTAACAGCAAGCTTTTGAAGCACAGATTTATTTGCTAGTAAACTTTGTAAACAAAACAAGTTGATTCCCCACCTAGTCTGCCCAGGAAGTTTCAAAGATATTCTGTCTTCAAACTTTTTGTCCAATTGAAGTCAGTCAAATAATGCTTTCAGGATTTGGCCATTTTTGATACTTTTCACTATGCTAATAACAGTGCCATGAAAGATTTCACAgtgttatattttaaaatatctttgCATAAAGGATGCAAGAGGTGAGCAAGGCAACCAAGTGGTATGATTGACAGATATTTTTCCTTAACCAAGGCCAAAGCAGCTTTCATGTGGGAAGTATTATCTCCAATTACTATCAGAAACTTCTCAGTACCATATCTTTCAGTTACATTGATCATCAACTCAGCTAAGTAAGGTGCATTGTATCTGTTTTCCTTTGTTGCTACAAACTCCACAGAAAGCGGTTCTGGTTTTGAGATGACAAATTTTACTATTGACTCATTTCTGATATTACTCCAACCGTCACACTGTAAATGTGTTTCGAGTCATTTAGCTGGCTTGCGACTTCATTTTGTATTTCTGCATACTGAGCTTTGAGATATGAAGAAGTTAGATGATACCTGGATGGTGGTTTGTAAAATGGACAAAGTTTTTTCAAGAATTCTAACCACAGTGGATGTTAAACCATAGATAACGGAGCTCCGCTTATGAAGACTGCTTTCGCCAAACTTTGGTTGAGGCTTtcctaaaagaaaagaaacaaaaaatattagGCATGCCATATTGTTATTATAGCCTACAACAAAACAAGTGTTCTGAGTAAACAATCCCTTTACAAGACTAGTTACTATTTACTTTCTTATATAAAAAGAGAAGCAAAAACAGCAAAATTAGGTGTCCCAAACGTGTATCGACATGTCTGAAAGTCCGATAAGGAAGTTATTGTCCACGAGCCTTTATCGCTGAACAGTCCAGCGCTAAACTGCTACAACGTCCTGTAGCGCTCGCAGAAGCAATTGCCTCCACAGGTAGTTGGCATCGTTTGACACACCTAATTTTGCTGTTTTTTCATTACAGAAAGTAAATATAAAAGTGTGAAAAAATCGAAAGTGATACAGTAATTGTAAACAATTATCCAAATTTGTTACTTATGCAAATTGATTATGTTCAAGAAGATACTGCAGTTAAATGGGTACTGGTCACTGGACCTAATGTTTATACTGTAACTGAACTGCAGTATATAGTATAAACaaactaatttattttacttacatTTAATTGACTGTCCATGTGATCCAAAACGGTCAGTAAGTCTCCTCCGCTGGCGCTTGATGATGGTCGAAGTCAGCTAAAGGTGGAATGGTCACTTCGTCCAGATAGGCTACTTACATTGCCCGGGGATGTTAAATTAAAAATTTGGCTGCTACTTGAACtcggccctggattcgattcttcTGGTTCAAAAGACATATCTGCTTCCAATTCCTCTTGCTGTTGAAGATATTCAGATGTTTTCTTTGTGCTGGATTTATGACTGGAATGGCCTACTTTTGTATTTACAGTGTTTGGCTGAACAAgaattttcttaatttcttcaggACATTTAAAGCATTTTCTGATATGATTGGTCATTTTATTAATATTAGCATGTTTGTATACAACATTACAATACTTGCAAACAACACCACCTTTGTTATTGTCTTTAAATAACTGCCAAGCTATTTTGCTCACACTAATAGTTCACAAATTATGTTATCAAGTGTTTTGACATAAAACATCAACTTAAGCTAAAGACCTCTTCATACAAGTTCAGATAAAAGACTGAAATGAAAATCTGTTGCCACTATAAACTAAGAACTCCACTACACTGAAAAAGTTAGGTTAAGTACCCTACGCGCACCTTTTAGggatacatgcacaccctagtgctgaatcgatcgacCTCGATTATCTTCGAGAGTTGTATTGGCGACCTTTCAAacgcaaactatgaatcgcttatgcatcgctgtgcgacatctgacgtacactttacagactagtactgttgttgtttacacagccaagccaaactatagaattcatgctaggaacaagattcacatcgagaaatgttatataatgttaaataatgtatatgTGACACATTTGTTGGTGTAAGATaagaaatgtttagaaaattcatattgatcgatcatattatcgattcagttcaaatttcatttccattcagttggcagtatagcCGGAACCGGGAGAGTTCCCCCCTTACTCCAcacccccgtacaaagtaatatcgataaaaggtgcgcggactatacagtAGGCATCAAACAAAGAATAGAAAATGGGAGGGAAGTACAGTGTCAGTTTGAATTCTGGGTAGGATAagctgagcagtgttgccaacccacatgCTTGCTGGCATACATCTTCACCCATTATAGAGCCCACATACTACAAAAACTTCCTGAGATGCATTTATATCGTTTAGAGTATGAGttaaaaaattgatattttttttatatttaaaattgaATGAAAAATAACTTAATGCACTTTTATTAGGCCTaaggattttaaaaaaatgtcctTTCTATTGAATATATTATGTTACCTTTCGAGTTTTGTCATACACATATTTCAGTTAATATGCATATAGCCTACTCTTACTACAAAGTAGCTTTTCCCTCCCACATCTTTGTTGCTCAATTTCCAGTACCGTAATAAAACTCGACGTTCTCAATATCTTGGTATTTATGAAAAATTTAAAACACCAAACATCCAAAAGGTTTTGTCAAATATTTTACTCTAGTTTAAGGAAAAAACACACTTTAACAGCTAAGGAAGACAAGGTTACAGTGCCAAAAGATATAAATACCTGTACATCCATATTCTTTTTTTAAGGATCAATATTGTTCCTGATTTCAATTTAAGGCATGAAATACCTGTGTTTCAGTCCTTGTTTGTCCAACACTTCATCAACACATCAAAAAGTGTTGTACAAATTCAAAAACTGAAAATACCCTCATTTTGGGTATTTAAATGACCACTGGGTATTTACCTGGCCCACATCGCTACTTTCAACCCACAGAAATTCtagcaatatctaagttctaaaaggtcgtgtaataat is drawn from Anabrus simplex isolate iqAnaSimp1 chromosome 1, ASM4041472v1, whole genome shotgun sequence and contains these coding sequences:
- the LOC136887171 gene encoding uncharacterized protein isoform X2, whose translation is MCRLVQAFYYNVGNGRAPHKAVIGKFHRNAAGALAYYQLTGNRIPQIAAFPVLFIRFCCRKCWQCVRNEILEFVTFVCTFSYFEQKFYGNKHKVISRCNFVLNNLFCISSARPWNPLSVSVLKVDASVKNNLTIMPSLLV